One region of Deltaproteobacteria bacterium genomic DNA includes:
- a CDS encoding response regulator, translating to MRILVVDDELVSRKKIDKLIQGLGHKTLVASDGCQGWEIFQNEKPRMVITDWVMPGMDGLSLIRKIREGEGSQYTYIIMVTSKEDVHDIVVGMNAGADDFITKPFVKAELAVRIGAGERILGFVVRDIVIFSLAKLAESRDPETGNHLERIRFYSKTLAETLAQSNNPALKINNQFIDNIFLSSPLHDIGKIGIPDYILLKPGRLDDKEFKVMKTHSIIGFETLNEALKRYPNADYLQMSAEIALSHHEKFDGTGYPNGLKGNEIPLSALIVALSDVYDALVHKRVYKTAYTHDLAKAIIIDEKGTHFDPSVVDAFLTCEEKFVEIFDRFKGD from the coding sequence ATGAGAATTCTGGTTGTGGATGATGAGCTTGTAAGCCGCAAGAAAATAGATAAATTGATCCAGGGCTTAGGCCACAAGACTCTCGTGGCCTCAGATGGATGCCAAGGATGGGAAATCTTTCAGAATGAGAAGCCCAGGATGGTCATCACCGATTGGGTAATGCCCGGGATGGATGGCCTGAGTCTGATCAGGAAAATAAGAGAAGGTGAAGGAAGCCAGTATACATACATTATCATGGTAACCTCAAAAGAAGACGTCCATGATATTGTCGTGGGCATGAATGCCGGGGCTGATGATTTCATTACAAAGCCCTTTGTAAAAGCGGAGCTGGCCGTAAGAATCGGGGCAGGAGAGAGGATACTAGGTTTTGTAGTCAGGGACATCGTTATATTTTCTCTGGCCAAACTGGCCGAGTCGCGTGATCCTGAAACGGGCAACCACCTGGAACGTATTCGTTTTTATTCAAAAACATTGGCTGAAACCCTGGCGCAGTCAAACAATCCCGCTCTAAAAATAAACAATCAATTCATTGACAATATCTTCCTGAGTAGCCCCTTGCATGATATTGGCAAGATAGGTATTCCTGACTATATACTGCTCAAACCGGGACGGCTGGATGACAAAGAATTTAAGGTCATGAAAACCCATAGCATCATTGGATTTGAAACCCTGAATGAGGCTTTGAAGAGGTATCCGAACGCAGACTACTTACAGATGAGCGCTGAAATCGCCCTTTCACATCATGAAAAATTTGACGGCACCGGATATCCCAATGGCCTCAAGGGAAATGAAATTCCTCTTTCCGCCCTCATCGTGGCGTTATCGGACGTCTATGACGCGTTGGTTCATAAAAGAGTGTATAAGACCGCTTATACCCATGATTTAGCAAAGGCCATAATTATAGACGAAAAAGGCACCCATTTTGATCCGAGCGTGGTTGATGCCTTCCTGACCTGTGAGGAAAAATTTGTTGAGATCTTCGACCGATTCAAAGGCGATTAA
- a CDS encoding PBP1A family penicillin-binding protein — MAGKRKRALWILILLILAGLLIGFSVGIILSVTRDLPQIQALEEFQPSAATRVYSADGQLLAQFFIHRRLPVSGDSIPHDLKKAVISVEDRRFYRHAGLDVIRNFGALIKDIQARGLVQGASTITQQLARNLFLTPEKTITRKLKEIFLALQIERRYTKDEILELYLNQIPFGTGAYGVEAAAEIYFGKKASDLTLPECALLAGLPRSPARYSPFNHPQKALARRRVVLRVMLRDGHLNREQFETAVKAPLKLVPRAAAQNIAPYFSEHIRRLLVEKFGQNMVYRGGLEVQTSLNYHIQEIAEKTLVRGLRDLNRRLARSRSAHAAGASGDEAVQGALVVLEPGTGRIIAMVGGKNFSESPFNRAVQAFRQPGSAIKPIIYAAAVESGLTQADRLWDAPITFNLPGRKDPWKPQNYSRRFEGEISLRRALEISENIPAIKLLQKVGIGNVIRTARSMGLTSPLGRNLALALGTSEVTLIELVSAYNCLAGGGVWIEPWGIAQVRDRSGLVIFEAQPQRRAALSPETAYIMTDMLKGVITHGTGRKARVLKRPLAGKTGTTDRYRDALFVGYSPQMTVGVWVGYDSGRVLGCGETGARAALPVWVEFMEQALAGKPTHDFKRPVNIVMVLMDRITGARVSPDAPGMVEAAFKTGTEPKD; from the coding sequence GGCTTCAGTGTGGGTATTATTCTGTCTGTTACCCGGGACCTGCCTCAAATTCAGGCTCTGGAGGAGTTTCAGCCCAGTGCCGCTACTCGAGTCTACTCCGCTGATGGACAGCTTCTAGCCCAGTTCTTCATTCACCGGCGCCTGCCCGTCTCCGGGGACAGTATTCCGCACGACCTGAAGAAGGCCGTTATATCCGTGGAAGACCGGCGTTTCTACCGGCACGCCGGACTTGACGTCATACGCAATTTTGGAGCCTTGATCAAAGACATTCAGGCCCGGGGCCTGGTTCAAGGCGCTTCGACTATTACGCAGCAGCTGGCCCGCAACCTCTTCCTCACCCCGGAAAAGACCATTACCCGAAAACTTAAAGAGATCTTCCTGGCCTTACAGATCGAGCGGCGCTACACCAAGGATGAAATCCTTGAGCTGTACCTGAATCAGATTCCCTTTGGCACCGGGGCCTATGGGGTCGAAGCGGCGGCTGAAATTTACTTTGGCAAGAAGGCCTCGGACCTCACCCTGCCCGAATGCGCCCTTTTGGCCGGACTGCCTCGCTCCCCAGCCCGCTACTCCCCTTTTAATCATCCCCAGAAGGCCCTGGCTCGACGCCGGGTTGTGTTGCGGGTCATGCTTCGGGATGGACACCTGAACAGGGAGCAGTTCGAAACCGCGGTCAAGGCGCCTCTCAAGCTGGTCCCTCGCGCCGCCGCTCAAAATATAGCCCCTTATTTTTCCGAACACATCAGGCGTCTGCTGGTGGAAAAGTTCGGCCAGAACATGGTGTATCGAGGCGGGCTCGAAGTTCAGACCAGCCTGAATTATCACATCCAGGAAATTGCCGAAAAAACCCTGGTTCGTGGACTGAGGGACCTGAACAGACGGCTGGCCCGAAGCCGATCCGCCCATGCGGCCGGCGCCTCAGGGGATGAGGCCGTTCAGGGCGCCCTGGTGGTCCTCGAACCGGGCACCGGCCGGATTATAGCCATGGTGGGAGGAAAAAATTTTTCAGAAAGCCCTTTCAACCGCGCCGTGCAGGCGTTTCGCCAGCCGGGTTCCGCTATTAAGCCCATTATCTATGCCGCGGCTGTCGAGTCGGGTCTGACCCAGGCCGATCGCCTCTGGGACGCTCCGATCACCTTTAACCTGCCAGGCCGCAAAGACCCCTGGAAACCTCAAAACTACAGCCGCCGCTTTGAAGGGGAGATAAGCTTGCGCCGGGCCTTGGAGATATCGGAAAACATCCCGGCCATCAAGCTGCTGCAAAAAGTCGGCATTGGCAATGTCATCCGCACGGCTCGAAGTATGGGGCTGACTTCACCGCTCGGCCGTAACCTGGCCCTGGCTCTGGGGACCTCGGAGGTTACTCTGATCGAGCTTGTTTCGGCCTATAACTGCCTGGCCGGAGGCGGCGTCTGGATCGAGCCGTGGGGGATAGCCCAGGTTCGAGACCGCAGCGGGCTGGTCATTTTCGAGGCTCAACCACAGCGCCGGGCGGCACTTTCTCCAGAAACAGCTTATATCATGACCGATATGCTCAAGGGGGTCATAACCCATGGCACCGGCCGAAAGGCCAGGGTCCTTAAGCGGCCTCTGGCCGGGAAGACCGGAACGACCGACAGATACCGGGACGCTCTTTTTGTAGGATACTCGCCCCAGATGACTGTCGGGGTCTGGGTGGGCTATGATTCCGGCCGTGTTTTAGGCTGCGGTGAGACAGGCGCTCGCGCGGCCCTGCCTGTCTGGGTTGAGTTCATGGAGCAGGCCCTTGCAGGTAAACCGACGCACGATTTCAAGCGGCCGGTCAATATCGTTATGGTTCTCATGGACCGCATCACAGGCGCCCGCGTCAGTCCCGATGCTCCGGGAATGGTTGAAGCCGCTTTTAAAACAGGAACCGAGCCCAAGGATTAG